The following DNA comes from Gadus macrocephalus chromosome 5, ASM3116895v1.
TATAATAGTAAATAATTACTCTTAATTAATCTACCTCCACACCAGTTTAATTTCGATTTTCTTTGACCTGACATTTGAAGATTAGTATGTAAATAAATGAGCCTCTATCCATCGCCTAACAAGGCCACACAATGTTGAGTAAGCCGATGGACAACTCTTAAAAGCCCTTGCAAAAATGCAGCATCATGAATGTTCCCAACTGGGTGTGAATGTTATACTAATTATTTATCTTCCAACTGTCTGCCTGTAGGTTTGAATCTCATGATGGCGCTCTACCCATCTTGCCGGAAAATGGCCTTGGCAACCGTATCCGGGGCCTGTTTGGAAACGCCCTTCTTAGTGAGATGGGTGCCCACTGTCCTCTACTCTGGCGGATGTATATGCACTTCCTGGTGAGGCAGGAGGCCGTTGAAACCAACAAAATGTGTACTATTGGCGGCATGtgactcaggaggtagagcgggttgactggtaaccggaaggttgctaattcaacccccggctcctcctgagTGTTAGAATATCAATCAAAACATACCAGTAACAATCAAATGACTGAGAACTAAAAGATggttgatgacttcaaatgtactgCTATTTGTTACGGAACCCATTTCTAGTCTAGTCTAGGGGGGACATGGTGTATGATGATGTGCATAGGCCTAAATGTACATGTTTCTAATGTATGCTTGCAGGTATCGGAGGGTAAGCTGGACAATGCCAAAGCGATCTTCTACAAGGCCTTGCAGAACGTTCCCTGGTCTAaggtgacacacacgcacacgcacaccatacTATGTTAACAGATTATAGACGCTCCCTACATTTTCAGCTCTCTATATTTGTGTGCGACTATTGACTTCAATTTGTGTCTTATCTTTGGCTGTTTTGtatttacatacatacagtatgaGTGCTGCTTTGTGTCTAAGTGTAGCCCACATGTTTGCTGCCGTGTATGGCATGCATATACATGCATTTACATATTGTGTGAGGGCATTCAGACGTTCTTGCTCATTAGTGTGTTTGCATTGTGACCAGGGTTTGTACATGGACGCAGTGCAGCTATTCCCCGGACACCTCCAGGAGTTTGTGGACCTCATGACGGAGAAGGAACTGCGTCTCAGACTGCCCCTAGAGGAGTTGGATATACTACTTGAAGATTGAATGAACAAGCAGACATTCATGTGAACAAAATGTTATTCATTCTTAGCCTAAAAATAATTTGATGAGAGAGGTTTTTTTCATGTATATAGGTACATCAAATATACTTTTTGAGAATTGGAATAAAAAGTGTTTTTTAgaactggtgttttttttttgtatattcgTTCTGTTAAACCAGGTATGTATGGACAAAATAAGCATACAGTACTTAAATTTAATGTTAGATCGTCtagatgaaataaacataacatTAAGAAAGAACCTCAAATAAAAGCATCAATAATAAAACCCACCACGAACGAAGACGCACAAAGCAGAAagatattttaaataatttaaatgtTCCACAAAACGTTTTGAACGCCAATGATTCGACTTTTGAGTAACAGGTACGCGTTTGAGGTGATGATGTCCCACCCACTTGTGAAGTAGGCTGTCATAATATGTGTCAATCACTTTAAATGCGAACAGATTGAGTCGTCTGGAAATAAAGTATTAGTCATGTCATGTATAATTATAATCAGGCAAATCTCGTTATGAAGTATCCGTCCACTCATCTGTCTCATCATTTACATAGCGAGCGCCATGGCTTGACGCATTGCAGATCCTGCGTAGCCAATCTTGCGTGGCTGTACAGTGTGTAGAATATTGCAGGTCTACTCTATCCAATCAGCAAGCTCGTCTCAAAATGAATTGCACTTCCCTATAACAGAGTCGAAATGAGAAGCCGGTCGGCAAAAGCCATATCCTTCCGCTTCCATAAAGGTCTGCAGCGCGTACACCACCGCTCTGAACGCCCTGAATAAAATCTGAAACGCCCCCGAGGTTACTGTGGTCTATGTCCCCCCCCAGGCAATAATGTACATTATTGCTGCGCCGCTTTGTTAACAATGAAGCGTTAGCAGTGCAAATAAGTGTCTTATTTTAGCTTTTGTAAGGGTTGTTCTGTTGTTAGTAACACTGCTAAGTAGCTGCATTTTTTGATTAATAcacgaaaaaaaaagtttgcggAATTGTTTTGAAATTAAGTAAAATCTGAGTTTAGATCAAACATATGGATGTGAACAGATTTAAATTTTACATTGAAGCACACATCTTAATCGACTTCGATTCATATTTTCATgtgcatatataaataaaatatttattggCATTTAAAAAAGCTGCAtttgtaataataaaatgtgtGAATGTGCTGTTTTTTCAACTTTCTATTGAGTTCATTTATGATCTTCCGTGGGTCATCCGTGGTATCTATGTACCTACAGTACAGTGCAGATGTATCAGTATGCCTTATACCTGCATGTTTGGACCTGTGAGTACAACAATAAATATGTTGGTATGGCAGACAATATCAGATATTGGCTTTAGCTTtcttgaaatatatatatagatttttttttttaatgttttacagCACCTAGAAAGAAAGTGATGCGGGAGTCAGTGACCTGGGCTCTTTTCATCTGTGCGGAGGAATACGCGAATACTCGAGTCGTGGTTCTCCCCTAACCCAGCCTTGCAGCTCAGTGGCGACCGTCCATTTCCTCTACGCCTAGCATTAGCCAACAAGCACTACCTGCTCAAACAGACATGGTGAGTGTTCCTTCGACCCTTTTTGagatatgtatatttgtgtaatCATACTTAAATCCGCAATATAATCCTGCATTTGACAGGCTTCTGGTTCCAGCTCAGAATACCCAATTCATTCCGTTACGGAGGCTGTGTGTATGAGATTGATCCAGTCAAGATTTTAGCTAGCTAGCAACTCGAAAACATGGGCGGGTAGGCGTAACGAACTGGGTTGTAGTCGTGTTTCTGTGACTAGCTCGATCGATCTTAAATAGCCATCCCTACCTGTACTCTATTTGTTGTGCATTTTGTTACATTATATATCGACAAATTGAGCAATGCCGGTTACAAATGCAAGGAGGGTTGGTCGGTTTTGCTAACGGCGAGCCGGCGGCCAGCTAATGTTAGTAGCCCCAAAGCAAGACGTACCATTGGCCGTGATCTGGCATAGTATGAGGTCTGCACAGCATGAGGTCTGCACAGTATGATGCGGTATGATATGAGGTCTCTATAGTCTGAGGTCTGTACAGTATGAGGCATAATGAGGTCGGTTCAGTATGAGGTCACTATGGTATGAGATCTGCACACAGATCTTTACAGTATGAGGTCTCTATAGTCGGAGGTCTGTACAGTATGGGGCATTATGAAGTGTGTACAGTATGCAGTCTATGGTATGAGATCTGCAAACTGTGGTCTGCACACTATGAGGTCTCCACATGGGGCATGATGCTGCAATTCACCTTAAGTAACACCAGGGCAAACTTGAGTCATAGAATCAGATAAACATATTTTTACATTGCGCCAACACACCCGACACATCGTCAATCAACCATGAATGCCAGATTCATAACATATTGATGTCAATTTGGATTGTTATCAGGTGTGCTGGTAACTCAGTCTTCCATGGAAAACAAGAGAGAATACCGGTTCCTTTTTCTATTGCTCAGAAGCAAAGCCAAAATCCTCCACTGTGTTATCAGTGATGTTCCCGATAGTTAAAACTAACAGGAAACTTGAACCACACTGCAGATACGATCCACTTTGACCCTGGAATGGAATAAAATAATCATTGATGTAATTAAAGGGTGATTTACTTGCAGAATCAAGTGTGCGTTACTGGGGACTGACATTGTGACGTGTAGATTAATCTGGGATAGGAGGAGTACTTATATTTGGCTTTGTTTCATATGAAGACCCACTAAATAaagttttacattttatttgaaaaaatgttggtctgatgactATTGTTCTTGCGGGAACAAGCAGTCATTTTACTATTGCTTCTGCTCACGTTTATGCAAAATAGGGGTGGACAGATCAGTGATTCTTTGACccatttagtttttttaaacGGTTTACATGTGACCAAACCTGAATGGTACTGTCCTGTGGTCGGTCCTGTGCCTGTTACCTGTTAGACCTGTAATACCCAAGGAAGGAGCTGTATGCTGTTTCTTATCTTTTAAATGTCCAGAATACCTCCTTCACAAATCTAGACTCTTGGCTAGTTAAGTCTCGAGTCTGAAAGGGAAAAGTATATGCATACACTACTACATACACATCAGTTTAGGTAATGCAGACTGTTGTATCAGTCCTCATAATTCACTACTGCATGGTTAAGTCGGAAGCAGTTTATTCCTATTTATATTCCACCCCAAGGTTTGTAACTACGTCTTTGCAACAAAGGAGACTCGATGTATTTTTGTAGCTCATGGGAATTCACAATAGTAAAAATCATGTTGCCTAGCATTTAAATGCACAAAGTTACCCGCAGTGCTTGTTTTGTTGTAAAATCAGGAAGCGCTGACAAAAACACGGAGGCCAGGGCAGTGCTTAGTGGACTTGAAGAAGAAGTGAGATTGTATTTTTTGACAATTGGTTAACATGACATATTAAAGCAAAGACATACAATTGGAACCGCTCCACAGTCCAACAGTTTGGGCCACACCTGACTTTGATTACTGCATTCACCATAGCTAAACTGAACCATAGCACAGGTTCAACCGTACCAGGGTGAGATGAAGAACGGGGAGCACCCCAGGCACCTCACCTGGGACCTCTAATTGCGTGACCATGAATTTTCAGTGAAGTATAACGTGGTTACCGAAAATGAGGAGGCTGCCTTTTGATGTCGGAAACTCGTATACAGATCTTTTCTGGATAGAGCCTAATGTTAAACACTCATTGTAGAGGACTACAGTGCTATAATGAAGGGAAACTACCGGGGGGGAAAAAAGATAAGCTAGTGCGGCCAGCGAATAATACtcttgtttgcttgtttgttaaCCGAGGGTTCTGTTATTTCTGTTGAATTTCAAATCAGTATTTAATAATTCAAATTGTTTTTAATCGACCTTTACAATGCCTTCAGGCACCCTTAGTACATCATCCAGAATGAATTCTCTCCAGCCTCATTGCTTTATTAGTTCCCTATTGGCACGCCAATTGCACTGGTTGTCAAAAACATGGCAGATATATTAttgttggcacacacaccttgggaggagggggtgagagatggGCTTAGCCAAGCCAGCTGAGACTATACCCTTCTGAACCATGGTGCCCCCAGCAGGGTTCAGATGACCGCTGTATGGCCGGTGCAAActgatctcccccccccccctcccccttggagATGGAACTCTAACTAGAAGTTGACAGGCCAAATAGCCTGACCACTGTTCTTCACACACTGTTCCTTAAATCAACTCCCCTGTGTGAGTGACGGGACCCCCTCAGCTTGGCTACGGGCTTTCAACACAGAAATCTGGCACTTCCAACAGTCCGTGTCAAAGGCTGCTAAACGATACCCGATTCCTAACGAGGACGGATGCTGCAAAAGAGTGGGCAGACATCTCACTTAGTCCATCCGTCTATGAGGGGGAAGGGGCAGACAGCTCATCTCGCTGTCACCCTGTCTAACAGATGCCCGTTCTCGCCCACAAGGGCGAAGTAGAGGAGGTTCCCTCTGTGGCTGAAGCACAACCCAGATGGCCATAGTCTGGTCACGTACCCCCGGCGTGCTGGAAGAAGGAAGGAGCCACAGAGACACTGGCAGCGATTAGGCAGACAGATTTAGTAGGCGACAGAAGGGGCGTACCGCCAGCAGGAGACCCAGTCTTCATCCTTCAACCTTGAGGTAGAGGGAGCCAGCGGCGAGGGTCAACGGAATATAGATATCTCCACGTTCGTTCTTCCATTCCCGATGCAGGTTGTCCATCCTTCTGTCCGTCGAGTTCTGAAATTGACCTTTCCCTATCCACTTGACCATCTCCACTGGAAAAATAACAACATGCAAATACTGACTTCTGCCCAACGGTCTCTCTGAAGAAATCGAACAAAGCCCGTCCCTCCGCTGTGCAGATACATCTCGTTCCTTCAGCCGTTCAAACCTACTCGTCGGCCCGTTGTGTGTTCATTTTTGGCTGGCCGGTACGTACCCCTCGTCTTCTGCGGCCCAATGCTGCCCAAGAAGGCGGCCATGTACCCGGGAGGAGGCAGTCTGGTGAGCCTGTCGTCCATGTACGACCTGCTGGACGAGCAGCAGTACTTCTACACCACGCTCATCCGCCAGCAGGAGCGCAACTACAGGGCCTTCCTGCAGATGCTGGCCCACCGCGTGGACGGCCGCGTGGACGGCCTGGTCGAGGAGCTCCACGACCTGCGCAGCAGCCTGCAGGGGCTCCGGTCCGAGCTGCTGGAGGTGCGCAAGCAGGGCGCGCAGAGCGCTAAGCGAGCAGAGTGCCTCGCCGAGGGCCTGGTGGCGGTGCGGAAGGCGCTGGACGGGCCGAGCGCCGGGGCCCGTTTGCCCGACAGTGTGACGGGCAAGGGCGGAGGCGTGGGGCCCAAGCCCcaggcaggagcaggagcaggggcCAGGGTGCTGAGGCTGGACGGGGGGACGGCCCGGAAGGGGGGGCGCGACGCAGGGGCCAAAGGGCCAGAACCAAAAGCCATGAAGCTCATCGCTGATCTGACCGACATCTGCTTTGAGAACTTCAAGGTGGAGCCCATGGTCTTTAACATTAGACGGAGATGCAAAGTCAGGACTCTTGTTTGTAACGTGGATCAGTGTCGCTATAATCTCCTGGTTGTGATTTTGTTCCTTTGGTGTGCGGTACTTGTGTCCTTAGGTTGGGTTCTAGTACACCAAGTTGGTCTTTTAACCTTTAGCACATGGCTAATGTATAAGGAGCATTGTTTATTTCTGGAGCTTATCGCCCGTGTTAAATATTCCAAGGAGAATAATGCGTCCGTGTTTGTCTCCCCCACTCCAGGCTGACCAACTAACTGAAGAGCAGATTGCTGGTAAGACCTCACTCTGGCGCACACACAGTGCATTAGGGAACCAACTGACCGTAATATGCATGCAGAACTGGAATAGCTTGTCTTATAGTCCCTTGCTACTCCTTCACCCCCCGTtgtcccctccccctgcctccgtCTACCCAGAGTTCAAGGAGGCCTTCTCCCTGTTCGATAAGGACGGCGAcggcaccatcaccaccaaggAGCTGGGCACCGTGATGCGCTCTCTGGGCCAGAACCCCACGGAGGCCGAGCTGCAGGACATGATCAACGAGGTGGACGCCGACGGTACGacacccccccaccgccccgggccgtcagaggagaggagctgggaTGAACGCTTGACTTATTGTACTCGTGTATCCCAGGCAACGGCACCATCGACTTCCCAGAGTTCCTGACCATGATGGCGAGGAAGATGAAGGACACAGACAGCGAGGAGGAGATCAGGGAGGCCTTCCGAGTGTTTGACAAGGTGCGTATCGCGTCCAATGTGTTTAGTTAAGGCCATTGGGATTTTATATTCATCAACGTTTAAATGGGATTATGTGAAGTGGGTCTGTGTGCGTGACAccgttatcccccccccccccctccccccaggacGGCAACGGCTACATCAGCGCCGCGGAGCTGCGTCACGTGATGACCAACCTCGGCGAGAAGCTGACCGACGAGGAGGTGGATGAGatgatcagggaagctgacatCGATGGGGACGGACAAGTCAACTATGAAGGTGCCACACTTTAGCATAACTCCCGTCCATTGGTGCAGTAGCACTGCTGCATGACCGCCTTCTTTGACTGCGATGTGATCCGAGcgcattgatgtgtgtgtggaaccgTGTCTTAATGGGTTTGGAGCGCCCTGTTCCAGTTGAGACGTGTTCCTCCCGGCTTGACCCTGGAGTCTCATCCGTGTCTAAAATATTGATCGATGGAACATTCGTTTCCATATTTATGATGTGTAAATCGAGTAAACCCGCTGCCGAGTATTGTAGCCGGTGTCATGACTTGCTTTAACTTGCTGTTCTCGTTTGGTTTGTTTCTGCAGAGTTTGTCCAGATGATGACCGCCAAATGAGCTGTCCCTCTTTTGAAGAAAAAGAATCAGTCAAATGTTTCACTTACCTCTTATTGCAAAAATCTACATTTATTCATACTGTTTCTGTATAGAAAACTTAAAACTGAATGTTGGAAAACTGAAAATTCTGTCCATATAAGCaagaaaaaagtaaaacaaacaaaaaaccccGAGCCTAGGTCCCTCCCCTTCCAGTGGGCCCCCATTGGGCCTTTATTTCAGAAGAAAAGCTGATTTTGTAAGTCAAGAAAGTCAGTGTATGCTGAACTCAAAGTTCAACATGCTACGGAACTTGAAGAATTCGAACTTGAAGAATTTGACTGAAACTCACAGCCAAAGGTTGCGTTAAGCGAACGACTTTCTTAGCTTGCTAAATTATCTTTAAATTGAGAAACATTTCTGCAATTCATACGGGATCAAAATGATTTGTCCCCTGTTGACTGCCGTTAGCAATTCTTTCCAAAATAACGTCCAATATGGCACAGTGGAAGGGCGGGACTTAGGCTATCTATTTGCATGTACCAGCTTGTattcccacccctccccccaccccagtgCCGAGCAGCCCAATCAGATTCTTTAACACGTTAGCCAAGCAGCCTATCAGCAGCCAGCTAGTTTGCCGCCAGCTCCTCTGCTTTCCGGTTCCATCCACGCAACGTCATTATGATTTATCTGGGCTGGCCAATCGCCTTTCCTTCTATTCCTGTTTCTTTTTTCTATTTCTTCATGCATGCAGCTTTACGACGGGTCATGGCATAAAAAGCCCAGTGATGGGGATGACTGTTGGCAGGCCTCACGAGGGAGAGCCAGGGGGTTTGTGGGAGAAGGGAAAGGGACATTTGAGGCTTTGTAGGGGATTAGAAGGTTGCAAATGAACCAGGGGGTACCTTTCGCAGTTTGCTTACCTACACTAACCAAGCGACGCCAGAGatatttttaagaaaaaaaaaaaaggaggaaaataagaataaaaaaatatatacattttagatTGTGTTTTTGGCATGTCTGAATAATCGCTTTACTCTAATGTGTTTACCTTTTTGGGGAGGGGTAGGTGTCTAGACTGTAAGAGAGGGACGGGAATACTTGAAGGTGATGATACGGGAGCAACTTTTGAGATATAAGGGAGACAGAGATCGGTAACTGGGGTAAAGGTAAATAATTCAGAATCATGTGTCAGAATGGCATGGTGAACCAAAAAGAGGCTCAAAGTAGTACCATGGCTTTGTTTACGGGACATGGCGCTTAGTTCTACTTGCTCGCACAAGAGCGGGGCAATATTTTTAATCAATATATTATGCCTAAATACCTCTTGATAATTTAGCggcatttcatttttttgcatcttttacatTCTTTGGACGACTTCATTTTTATTGTGCATATGATTCCCAAGCTAAAATGGATTGATTCATTCGTCGTTTCTTTAGTCAAACTTTACTTTAAACTATTACCTGTAGGACTAATGCAACCTACATATGGTCTACATCACAAATCTAAATCCCAGATGAGATCTGATCCCATCCCTTATTATTcctctgggattaataaagaacATCTTTCACCACATCCCTATATTGCCCAGCTCTGCCTCAAACCTTGCTCTGGGTATCATGTTTGGGGGTTGTTTGCTTCTGTTTGGTGAGGGTCGGTGCTTTTGCAGCATTTCTatctagtgtctgtgtgtgtgtgtgtgtgtgtgtgtgtgagtgcgtgcgtgcgcatgtgtgggGGGATGCCTGTGAAAGTGGATGCGGCAAAGCCTGTCCCAGTCCAACTGTTCTGTTCAGTTGATCTGCATTCCAAGTTGTACATGCTAGTCtttacattttgtttttccAATAAAACACCATGAACTTAAATGCACTAGTCTTGTTTGGTTTGTTGATGGACTAACATTACTACGCTGTTCCTATCAGCTTAATTTAACTCCATTTTATACCTTCTCCATGAGCAGTTCCTTGTCCAAAATGTACTGTCTTTATCTCAATGTGTCAAGTGCGAACAGGTTTCCTGAGGactatcaaaaaaaaaaactaaagctCCACTTTCAGATAAGGGGTTGCTAGGCAACAGAGCTGGagtgaggtgagggaggagctgCTGAGTGAGTTATGGTTTTGGTGGGGTTGGAAAGGAAAGGGACAACTATGTCTGCCAGTGCTTTAATAACAACTAACCAGTAATGTCCGCACCCAGCCACCctcatcacacaaacacatgggcgGTTTATGCATTCACAAATTTGACCTTCCAGAGTTATTCAACGGTCTAAATCGTCAT
Coding sequences within:
- the calm1a gene encoding calmodulin-1a isoform X3, with product MADQLTEEQIAEFKEAFSLFDKDGDGTITTKELGTVMRSLGQNPTEAELQDMINEVDADGNGTIDFPEFLTMMARKMKDTDSEEEIREAFRVFDKDGNGYISAAELRHVMTNLGEKLTDEEVDEMIREADIDGDGQVNYEEFVQMMTAK
- the calm1a gene encoding calmodulin-1a isoform X1, whose protein sequence is MLPKKAAMYPGGGSLVSLSSMYDLLDEQQYFYTTLIRQQERNYRAFLQMLAHRVDGRVDGLVEELHDLRSSLQGLRSELLEVRKQGAQSAKRAECLAEGLVAVRKALDGPSAGARLPDSVTGKGGGVGPKPQAGAGAGARVLRLDGGTARKGGRDAGAKGPEPKAMKLIADLTDICFENFKVEPMVFNIRRRCKVRTLVCNVDQCRYNLLVVILFLWCAVLVSLGWVLVHQVGLLTFSTWLMYKEHCLFLELIARVKYSKENNASVFVSPTPG
- the calm1a gene encoding calmodulin-1a isoform X2, which gives rise to MRPCLSPPLQADQLTEEQIAEFKEAFSLFDKDGDGTITTKELGTVMRSLGQNPTEAELQDMINEVDADGNGTIDFPEFLTMMARKMKDTDSEEEIREAFRVFDKDGNGYISAAELRHVMTNLGEKLTDEEVDEMIREADIDGDGQVNYEEFVQMMTAK